One segment of Ricinus communis isolate WT05 ecotype wild-type chromosome 8, ASM1957865v1, whole genome shotgun sequence DNA contains the following:
- the LOC8282320 gene encoding DEAD-box ATP-dependent RNA helicase 15: MEEVKDTEAYEEELLDYEEEEEKAPDSVSAKAADTAKKGYVGIHSSGFRDFLLKPELLRAIIDSGFEHPSEVQHECIPQAILGMHVICQAKSGMGKTAVFVLSTLQQIDPVAGQVAALVLCHTRELAYQICHEFERFSTYLPDLKVSVFYGGVNIKIHKDLLKNECPHVVVGTPGRILALARDKDLGLKNVRHFILDECDKMLESLDMRRDVQEIFKMTPYDKQVMMFSATLSKEIRPVCKKFMQAPMEIYVDDEAKLTLHGLVQHYIKLTELEKNRKLNDLLDALDFNQVVIFVKSVSRAAELNKLLMECNFPSICIHSGMSQEERLTKYKNFKEGHKRILVATDLVGRGIDIERVNIVINYDMPDSADTYLHRVGRAGRFGTKGLAITFVSSASDSDVLNQVQARFEVDIKELPEQIDTSTYMPS, encoded by the exons ATGGAAGAAGTTAAAGATACCGAGGCTTACGAGGAGGAGCTACTCGACTACgaggaagaagaggaaaaagcCCCTGACTCTGTCTCTGCTAAAGCGGCTGATACTGCTAAAAA GGGATATGTTGGGATACACAGTTCAGGTTTCAGAGACTTCCTACTGAAGCCAGAGCTTCTACGAGCCATTATAGATTCTGGATTTGAGCATCCTTCAGAAG TGCAACACGAGTGCATCCCTCAAGCAATTCTAGGAATGCATGTCATATGCCAAGCAAAATCTGGGATGGGAAAGACTGCCGTATTTGTTTTATCCACTCTGCAGCAGATTGATCCTGTTGCAGGTCAAGTTGCTGCGCTCGTTCTTTGCCATACAAGAGAATTAGCATATCAG ATATGCCATGAATTTGAGAGGTTCAGTACATATTTGCCGGATTTAAAGGTTTCTGTCTTCTATGGCGGTGTCAATATCAAGATTCACAAGGATTTACTTAAAAATGAATGCCCTCATGTTGTTGTTGGAACTCCTGGAAGAATATTGGCTCTGGCCAGGGATAAAGATCTTGGATTGAAGAATGTGAGACATTTTATCCTGGATGAGTGTGACAAGATGCTTGAATCACTTG ATATGAGGAGAGATGTGCAGGAGATCTTCAAGATGACTCCTTATGATAAGCAAGTTATGATGTTTTCAGCTACACTTAGCAAGGAAATTCGTCCTGTTTGCAAGAAATTTATGCAAGCT CCTATGGAAATTTATGTAGATGATGAGGCCAAGTTGACTCTTCATGGTCTTGTACAG CACTACATTAAATTGACCGAGCTGGAGAAAAATCGAAAGTTGAATGACCTGCTTGATGCCTTGGATTTCAACCAAGTTGTCATCTTTGTCAAAAGTGTGAGCAGAGCAGCTGAGCTGAACAAGTTATTGATGGAGTGTAACTTCCCCTCTATATGTATTCACTCTGGAATGTCTCAGGAAGAACG GTTGACAAAGTATAAGAATTTTAAGGAGGGGCACAAAAGAATTCTTGTAGCGACTGATTTGGTTGGAAGAGGAATTGATATTGAACGTGTTAACATTGTTATCAACTATGACATGCCTGATTCTGCTGATACCTATTTGCACAGG GTGGGAAGAGCTGGTAGGTTTGGGACCAAGGGCCTTGCAATTACATTCGTCTCCTCTGCATCAGACTCAGATGTTCTGAATCAA GTTCAAGCCAGGTTTGAGGTGGATATTAAGGAGCTCCCTGAGCAGATTGATACTTCCACATATA TGCCATCGTGA
- the LOC125370910 gene encoding embryo-specific protein ATS3B-like — FSRRPPPFSVTTQPASSSIEYCQVSSRPPPLRFRCLLLHFLSRFSRLPPPSFSVTTQVKDSTSDYNIQENANSCSYTVKITTSCSSTRYTRDQISLAFGDAYGNQVYAPKLDDPYSATFESCSTDTLQIKGPCTFQICYVYVYRSGYDGWKPKTVTVYGYYTKSVTFTYNTFIPNGVWFGFNYCNGALSSN; from the exons TTCAGCCGCCGCCCTCCTCCATTTTCGGTCACCACTCAGCCGGCCTCCTCTTCCATCGAGTACTGTCAAGTTTCCAGCCGTCCTCCTCCTTTACGATTCCGCTGCCTCCTCCTCCATTTTCTGTCACGATTCAGCCGCCTTCCTCCTCCATCATTTTCTGTCACGACCCAG GTGAAGGATTCAACAAGTGATTATAATATCCAAGAG AATGCAAATAGCTGTTCTTACACAGTCAAGATAACAACAAGCTGTTCTTCAACTCGGTATACAAGAGACCAAATTAGTCTTGCATTTGGGGATGCTTATGGCAATCAG GTTTATGCTCCAAAATTAGATGATCCATATTCAGCTACATTTGAAAGTTGCTCTACAGATACATTGCAGATAAAAGGACCTTGCACATTCCAGATTTGCTATGTGTATGTCTATAGGAGTGGTTATGATGGCTGGAAACCAAAGACTGTGACTGTTTATGGCTATTATACCAAGTCTGTTACATTTACATACAACACCTTTATTCCTAATGGTGTTTGGTTTGGCTTCAATTACTGTAATGGAGCCTTGTCATCCAATTGA